A DNA window from Maribellus comscasis contains the following coding sequences:
- a CDS encoding 4a-hydroxytetrahydrobiopterin dehydratase → MSWKEKERYLEKEFTFSNFVEAVRFVDKIVPMAEEINHHPDILIHSYKKVKIMLFTHSENKITNKDYSLAKKIDEIYLTPTQF, encoded by the coding sequence ATGAGTTGGAAAGAAAAAGAAAGATACCTTGAAAAAGAATTCACATTTTCAAACTTTGTGGAAGCAGTGAGGTTTGTGGATAAGATTGTTCCTATGGCTGAGGAGATAAATCATCACCCTGACATTTTGATTCACTCCTACAAAAAAGTGAAAATTATGCTTTTCACGCACAGCGAAAATAAAATTACAAATAAGGATTATTCGCTGGCGAAAAAAATCGACGAAATTTATTTAACTCCAACACAATTCTAA